One Prodigiosinella aquatilis DNA window includes the following coding sequences:
- a CDS encoding isochorismate synthase codes for MSIQSAQPLFTHSSSLDISDLHHDDFLFLSPDKSLHAHGCYASLTHPVDDGAMLNGHFQHQVRRLFAQAHRDGIEKPLIVGAIPFDKGQPANLFIPQRQHWFSRDTLATGAQTEVAIRIRQLRQIPANADFCQMIRECVNATRSGILDKVVLSRLLEIETDQPLDSIHLLLQLNQQNPGSYNFHVPLAQGALLGASPELLLHKQGNHITSQPLAGSVRRSEDSGEDSQLRQSLLDSAKDRHEHNLVIREMRHVLAPRCRTLQIPGTPSLLSTPVLWHLATHIIGEVSDPLENALSIACLLHPTPALCGAPYQQAKNLIDKLEPFNRERFGGIVGWCDAQGNGEWVVTIRCGEVHKNSIRLFAGAGIVPDSQPTAEWHETGVKLSTMLRAFGLRQDEECAA; via the coding sequence GTGTCTATTCAATCTGCTCAGCCTTTATTTACTCACTCCTCGTCTCTGGATATCAGCGATCTTCATCATGACGATTTTCTTTTCCTGTCACCCGACAAAAGTCTGCATGCCCACGGATGTTATGCGTCGCTAACGCACCCGGTTGATGATGGCGCGATGCTCAACGGCCATTTTCAGCATCAGGTTCGTCGGCTATTCGCTCAGGCACACCGCGATGGTATTGAAAAACCGCTGATTGTCGGTGCTATCCCTTTTGATAAAGGGCAGCCAGCCAATCTGTTTATACCACAGCGTCAACACTGGTTTTCGCGCGACACGCTGGCAACCGGTGCACAAACAGAAGTGGCTATTCGTATCCGTCAACTGCGCCAAATACCGGCCAACGCAGACTTTTGCCAAATGATCCGTGAGTGTGTTAATGCCACCCGCAGTGGCATACTGGATAAAGTGGTACTTTCCCGCCTGCTGGAGATAGAAACCGATCAGCCGCTGGACTCAATCCACCTGTTATTACAGCTTAATCAGCAGAACCCCGGTAGTTATAACTTTCATGTGCCGCTGGCTCAGGGCGCGCTGCTGGGAGCCAGCCCGGAACTCTTGTTACATAAACAGGGCAATCACATCACCTCTCAGCCCTTGGCCGGTTCCGTCCGCCGTAGCGAAGATTCCGGCGAAGATAGCCAACTGCGCCAATCATTGCTGGATTCAGCCAAAGATCGTCACGAGCACAACCTGGTAATCAGAGAGATGCGGCACGTGCTGGCCCCTCGCTGTCGCACATTACAGATACCGGGAACCCCTTCGCTACTCAGCACGCCAGTGCTGTGGCATCTGGCGACCCACATTATCGGTGAAGTCAGTGACCCACTGGAGAATGCACTGTCGATCGCCTGTTTGTTGCATCCAACGCCGGCGTTATGCGGTGCGCCATATCAGCAGGCTAAAAACCTGATCGACAAACTGGAACCGTTTAATCGTGAACGCTTCGGCGGCATTGTCGGATGGTGTGATGCACAAGGTAATGGTGAATGGGTGGTGACCATCCGCTGCGGTGAAGTGCATAAGAACAGCATCAGACTATTTGCCGGTGCCGGTATTGTGCCAGACTCACAGCCCACGGCGGAGTGGCACGAAACCGGCGTCAAATTAAGCACCATGTTGCGCGCCTTTGGCCTGAGGCAGGATGAGGAGTGTGCGGCATGA
- a CDS encoding (2,3-dihydroxybenzoyl)adenylate synthase has protein sequence MSIEFTRWPAEREQRYRKRGYWVDLPLCDILDRQANNDAIALICGERTFSYRQLHQSANRLASALLRRGVQHGQTALVQLGNIAEFYLTYFALLRAGIVPVNALFNHQRSELCAYAEQITPTLLIADRSHNLFHDDSFIQELQQRYPSLQHIILRGDNGSPDDLTILLQAETPILPTSPTSADDVAFFQLSGGSTGTPKLIPRTHNDYYYSIRASVEICHFDHHTRYLCALPAAHNYPMSSPGALGVFFAGGSVVMAGDPSATSCFPLIERHQINVTALVPPAVTLWLEAIELCGNNTPLHSLRLLQVGGARLSEALARRIPACIGCQLQQVFGMAEGLVNYTRLDDDETHLFTTQGRPISEDDEVWVADAEGNPLPCGQVGRLMTRGPYTFCGYYRSPHYNHQVIDKNGFYCSGDLVIQTENGYLQVVGREKDQINRGGEKIAAEEIENLLLRHPGVINAALVAIPDPLMGEKSYAFIVTRENIKPVALRRHLREQGIADYKLPDRFERISSLPETPVGKVDKQRLRQLAQAARSTLIAGE, from the coding sequence ATGAGCATTGAATTCACTCGCTGGCCAGCAGAGCGGGAACAACGCTACCGGAAACGTGGATATTGGGTCGATTTGCCACTGTGCGATATTCTTGATCGTCAGGCCAACAACGATGCTATCGCCCTGATCTGCGGTGAGCGGACGTTCAGTTATCGACAGCTACACCAATCTGCCAATCGTCTGGCTTCCGCGCTTCTGCGCCGCGGGGTGCAACATGGGCAAACCGCACTGGTGCAATTGGGGAATATCGCCGAATTTTACCTGACCTATTTCGCGCTGTTACGCGCTGGTATAGTGCCGGTGAATGCCCTGTTCAACCATCAGCGCAGCGAACTGTGTGCCTATGCCGAACAGATCACCCCGACACTACTGATCGCTGATCGCAGTCACAACCTGTTTCACGATGACAGTTTCATTCAGGAATTACAGCAGCGTTACCCTTCCCTGCAACACATTATACTGCGTGGCGATAATGGCTCCCCCGACGATCTGACGATATTGCTACAGGCAGAAACGCCTATATTGCCAACCTCCCCTACGTCGGCTGACGATGTCGCCTTTTTCCAGCTTTCCGGCGGGAGTACCGGCACGCCCAAGCTGATCCCACGTACGCACAACGATTACTACTACAGCATTCGTGCCAGCGTGGAGATCTGCCATTTTGATCACCATACCCGCTACCTGTGTGCTTTACCGGCAGCCCATAACTATCCGATGAGCTCACCGGGAGCATTGGGCGTATTTTTCGCCGGCGGCAGCGTGGTGATGGCAGGTGATCCCAGTGCCACCAGCTGTTTCCCACTTATTGAACGTCATCAAATTAATGTCACCGCGCTGGTTCCGCCGGCCGTCACGTTATGGCTGGAAGCCATCGAACTATGCGGGAACAACACCCCGCTACACAGTCTCAGGCTACTGCAAGTCGGTGGCGCTCGCTTGAGTGAAGCGCTGGCCAGACGTATTCCGGCCTGCATCGGCTGTCAGTTACAACAGGTTTTCGGCATGGCGGAAGGTCTGGTGAACTATACCCGGCTAGATGACGATGAAACTCATCTGTTCACTACGCAAGGACGTCCTATCAGTGAGGATGACGAAGTGTGGGTCGCCGACGCCGAGGGAAATCCCTTGCCATGCGGACAAGTGGGACGACTGATGACCCGCGGCCCTTATACCTTCTGTGGCTACTATCGTAGCCCACACTACAATCATCAAGTAATTGATAAAAATGGTTTTTACTGCTCTGGCGATCTGGTTATCCAGACAGAAAACGGTTACTTGCAGGTTGTTGGCCGGGAAAAGGACCAGATTAATCGTGGTGGAGAAAAAATTGCCGCTGAAGAGATTGAAAACCTGTTGTTACGTCACCCCGGAGTGATAAACGCCGCGCTGGTGGCAATTCCGGATCCGTTGATGGGAGAGAAAAGCTACGCCTTTATCGTCACCCGCGAAAACATCAAACCCGTGGCCCTACGTCGCCATCTGCGCGAACAAGGCATTGCCGACTATAAATTGCCGGATCGTTTTGAACGCATCTCGTCACTGCCCGAAACACCGGTAGGCAAAGTTGATAAACAGCGGTTGCGCCAGCTCGCACAAGCAGCGCGCTCAACCTTAATTGCAGGAGAATAA
- the dhbA gene encoding 2,3-dihydro-2,3-dihydroxybenzoate dehydrogenase codes for MNQQLDFRDKQVWVTGAGRGIGYEIACRFTQAGANVIGFDLAFPDYDTPFTPWVLDISDAAAVADSCGELLMRTPRLDVLINGAGILRIGATEILSQQDWQACLSVNAGGAFNLFQSVIPQFQQQRSGVIVSISSNAAHVPRAGMAAYCASKAALRSLCLTVGLELAPYGVRCNLISPGSTDTLMQRGLWHSPTSEQDTITGFPTQFKLGIPLGKIAHPRDIANAVLFMASDLAGHITLQDVVIDGGATLGA; via the coding sequence ATGAACCAACAGCTCGATTTTCGTGATAAGCAAGTATGGGTAACCGGTGCCGGACGTGGTATAGGCTATGAAATCGCCTGCCGTTTCACCCAGGCCGGAGCAAACGTTATCGGTTTTGATCTGGCGTTTCCTGATTACGATACCCCTTTTACGCCCTGGGTGCTGGATATCAGTGATGCTGCCGCAGTCGCCGACAGCTGTGGCGAGTTACTGATGCGAACGCCCCGCCTGGACGTTTTGATCAATGGGGCCGGCATTCTGCGCATAGGCGCGACTGAAATACTCAGCCAGCAGGACTGGCAGGCGTGTCTGTCGGTCAATGCCGGCGGCGCGTTCAACCTGTTTCAATCCGTCATTCCCCAGTTCCAACAACAACGTAGCGGGGTCATTGTTTCCATTTCATCCAACGCCGCGCATGTTCCCCGGGCAGGTATGGCGGCATACTGCGCCTCCAAAGCCGCGTTACGCAGCTTATGTCTGACAGTAGGCCTGGAACTGGCCCCCTATGGTGTCCGTTGTAATCTGATCTCTCCAGGCTCGACAGATACGCTGATGCAACGCGGCTTGTGGCACTCCCCCACGTCAGAACAAGACACCATTACCGGGTTCCCCACACAGTTCAAGCTGGGCATTCCGCTGGGAAAAATTGCCCATCCGCGAGATATCGCCAACGCGGTTCTGTTTATGGCATCCGACCTGGCCGGCCATATCACATTGCAGGACGTGGTGATTGATGGTGGCGCAACACTGGGGGCCTGA
- a CDS encoding TonB-dependent siderophore receptor yields the protein MFKTTKKPLENMMFLHADNRSMPLVLASALLMTPLAHAKAATNTANTSDTIVVSADTTESVTAPLQGIVAKESASGTKTNTPLVKTPQAISVVTRDQMDAQAVSSVADAFNYSSGVVTNYRGSSNRNDEVISRGFRYTAKFLDGLSYGLSGQGAALGKIDPWLLERVELVHGPASVLYGQVNPGGMINMTSKRPTAEAIHKIEFSTGNQHLGEAAFDFGGALNDDKTLLYRLNGIASTKHEFVKDSKQQRVAIAPAITWLPNADTSFTLLTSYQDDPKAGFRNFLPAYGTVLGNSAGTVPYDLNVSDPNYNQSKREQTSIGYIFDHSFNDVFSFQQNVRYSQLNEKYKYLVYTTGGSETSTILSRRQQREETEVGEFGADNQLKAKFDTGEVKHTAVGGLDYKWQNRDYKYWRLGGNQYDFDWANPVYGGSAIVDDSALNLITSTKKKLTQVGVYLQDQLEWNRWNLLLSGRHDWSEVRTLDRTTDSTTQQNDHKFTGRTGLLYAFDNGISPYISYSTSFEPNLDNGAPGSDPFKPTTGEQKEAGVKFQPKGSNTLLTVSLFDITQKNITSYNSVLGYNEQIGKVKSKGVETEVHTQLTPEISLMAAYTYTDAVTKESNTANQIDKSPSSIPRHTASAWGSYRFLDGALKGVTVGSGVRYIGTSYGDNAESFKVPSYALYDAMVRYDLAEASSHLKGAAVQLNVNNLADKHYVASCSGTTSCFYGSGRSIVATVSYSW from the coding sequence ATGTTTAAAACGACAAAAAAACCATTAGAAAATATGATGTTTTTGCACGCCGATAATCGCAGCATGCCGCTTGTTTTGGCGTCTGCTCTGCTCATGACGCCGCTGGCGCATGCTAAGGCAGCGACTAATACAGCAAACACCAGCGACACCATTGTTGTCAGTGCTGACACCACAGAAAGTGTTACCGCACCACTGCAAGGGATCGTGGCCAAAGAGAGCGCCTCAGGCACCAAGACCAATACCCCACTGGTGAAAACACCACAGGCCATCAGCGTGGTAACCCGTGACCAGATGGACGCACAGGCGGTTTCCTCGGTAGCAGACGCCTTTAACTACTCCAGCGGTGTCGTCACCAACTATCGAGGCTCTTCCAACCGCAATGATGAAGTTATCTCCCGTGGCTTCCGCTATACCGCCAAATTTCTTGATGGCCTGAGTTATGGTCTGAGCGGCCAGGGCGCCGCACTGGGTAAAATTGATCCCTGGTTGCTGGAACGTGTCGAGTTAGTGCATGGTCCGGCGTCAGTCCTTTACGGACAGGTAAATCCCGGTGGGATGATCAACATGACCAGCAAACGCCCAACCGCTGAAGCGATCCATAAAATAGAGTTCAGCACGGGGAACCAGCATCTGGGCGAGGCGGCGTTTGATTTTGGCGGCGCGTTGAATGACGATAAAACCCTGCTTTACCGTCTGAACGGTATCGCCAGCACCAAGCATGAATTCGTCAAGGACTCTAAACAACAACGAGTAGCGATTGCGCCAGCGATTACCTGGCTACCAAACGCCGATACCAGTTTTACGCTGCTGACCAGCTACCAGGATGACCCGAAGGCTGGATTCCGTAACTTTCTGCCAGCCTACGGCACGGTCTTGGGAAACAGTGCCGGTACGGTACCTTACGATCTGAATGTCAGCGATCCGAACTATAACCAGTCAAAGCGGGAACAAACCTCAATAGGGTATATCTTCGATCACTCCTTTAATGACGTATTCTCCTTCCAACAGAACGTCAGATACAGCCAGTTGAATGAAAAATATAAGTATCTCGTTTACACCACCGGGGGGTCAGAAACCAGCACCATACTATCCCGACGTCAGCAACGGGAAGAGACTGAGGTCGGTGAATTCGGCGCGGATAACCAGCTAAAAGCAAAGTTTGATACCGGTGAAGTCAAACATACCGCCGTTGGTGGTCTCGACTATAAATGGCAAAACCGTGACTATAAGTACTGGCGATTGGGAGGCAATCAGTACGATTTTGACTGGGCTAATCCTGTTTATGGCGGGTCTGCCATTGTGGATGACAGTGCATTGAATCTCATCACCAGCACCAAGAAAAAACTGACTCAAGTCGGGGTCTACCTGCAAGATCAGTTGGAATGGAACCGCTGGAATCTGCTACTGTCTGGTCGTCATGACTGGAGTGAAGTCCGCACACTGGATCGCACAACTGACAGCACAACCCAGCAGAATGACCATAAGTTTACCGGTCGTACCGGCCTGTTATATGCCTTCGACAACGGCATTTCTCCTTATATCAGTTACAGTACCTCGTTTGAGCCCAACCTGGACAATGGCGCCCCTGGCTCCGATCCATTCAAGCCCACGACCGGCGAACAAAAAGAGGCCGGAGTGAAATTCCAGCCCAAAGGCAGTAACACACTACTGACCGTATCACTGTTTGATATCACCCAGAAAAACATTACCTCTTACAACAGCGTGCTTGGTTATAACGAACAAATCGGCAAGGTGAAATCCAAAGGGGTGGAAACTGAGGTACATACACAACTGACGCCAGAAATCAGCCTGATGGCGGCATATACCTATACTGATGCGGTCACCAAAGAGAGCAACACCGCCAACCAGATCGATAAGAGCCCGTCATCAATTCCTCGCCATACCGCGTCAGCCTGGGGTAGCTATCGCTTCCTGGACGGTGCGTTGAAAGGCGTTACCGTTGGCAGCGGTGTGCGTTATATCGGCACCAGCTATGGTGATAACGCCGAGAGTTTCAAGGTTCCCTCATATGCCTTGTATGACGCCATGGTCCGTTACGATCTGGCCGAAGCGTCGTCACACCTGAAAGGGGCAGCGGTACAGCTCAACGTCAATAACCTGGCAGATAAACATTATGTTGCGTCCTGTAGCGGCACCACCTCCTGTTTCTATGGCAGTGGTCGTAGCATTGTCGCCACCGTCAGCTACAGCTGGTAA
- a CDS encoding isochorismatase family protein codes for MSIQKLTDYPLPTSGELPGNKVNWSLEPQRAALLIHDMQDYFLNFWGENSALTTQLIQNIVRLKRFCRQQSIPIFYTAQPNHQHDADRALLNDMWGPGINRYPEQQKIVAALTPEITDTVLVKWRYSAFQRSTLEQQLSDAGCNQLMICGVYAHIGCLTTANDAFMRDIKPFMVADALADFSREEHMMALRYTSGRCGCVITTEQLLAATSSSISYSPSRLRSELLPLLDDDSADIGDDENLLDYGLDSVHIMSLVARWRQAGHDLDFISLVKKPTISHWLSLLNALQREEA; via the coding sequence ATGAGCATCCAGAAACTGACTGACTACCCCCTTCCCACATCCGGTGAACTGCCTGGCAATAAAGTGAACTGGTCATTGGAACCACAACGAGCCGCATTACTGATTCATGATATGCAGGACTACTTTCTTAATTTCTGGGGCGAAAACAGCGCGCTGACCACTCAGTTGATTCAGAATATCGTGCGCCTGAAACGCTTTTGCCGTCAGCAAAGCATCCCGATATTTTATACCGCCCAACCCAATCATCAGCACGATGCCGACCGAGCCTTGCTCAACGATATGTGGGGGCCAGGTATCAATCGCTATCCCGAACAACAAAAAATTGTTGCGGCCCTGACGCCGGAAATCACCGATACCGTACTCGTCAAATGGCGCTACAGTGCGTTCCAGCGATCCACGCTGGAACAACAGCTCAGTGATGCCGGTTGTAATCAGCTGATGATATGTGGCGTCTATGCGCATATCGGTTGTCTGACCACAGCCAACGACGCCTTCATGCGAGATATCAAACCCTTCATGGTCGCCGATGCACTGGCTGATTTCTCGCGAGAAGAACACATGATGGCGCTGCGCTATACCTCAGGTCGTTGCGGATGTGTGATAACCACCGAGCAGTTGCTGGCAGCCACGTCATCGTCCATAAGTTACAGTCCATCACGCCTGCGATCCGAGTTACTGCCACTGCTGGATGACGATAGCGCCGACATTGGCGATGATGAAAACCTGCTCGATTACGGGTTGGATTCTGTGCACATTATGTCGTTGGTCGCGCGTTGGCGACAGGCTGGTCACGACCTGGACTTTATCTCGCTGGTGAAAAAACCCACCATTAGTCACTGGTTGTCGCTGCTCAATGCCCTACAACGGGAGGAAGCATGA
- a CDS encoding glycosyltransferase produces the protein MKIFLATLGSAGDVYPFIAIGESLIQAGYDVYLCTNPFFEKTALERHLKFISVGTNENYLAAVNSKRLWHPKYAYKEICHFMMQQQQPLYDALNSVTDESSIILTSLWAFSAKMLSEKKGCCVIPVRVSPSTFMSAYDTALHRYTAWLSHFPFRIRSVMLGLIERYIIDRELAPDINQFRASIGLPKIHKILTSWTHKTDSNVICLFPDWFAAPQPDWPQHIKQVGFPLFNLLAHQETDDLDCFFNASNKTVIFMPSWALSANNSVVAELIVKVRKKGFQCLIIGKKNSLYDHDKGIRIENHINLEKYLHRCVAIIHHGGIGTTAQSFFAGIPQLIIPSAFDQFDNARRISNLNCGLALSETDDAILDEKLGRILFDRSISQHCCSIKNQFQANQNVYEQIVATVRAAQLNHAPPMV, from the coding sequence ATGAAGATATTTTTGGCCACCCTAGGTTCCGCGGGTGATGTTTATCCTTTTATCGCCATTGGCGAGTCACTTATACAAGCCGGTTATGATGTTTATCTTTGTACCAACCCTTTTTTCGAAAAGACCGCGCTTGAAAGGCATCTAAAATTTATTTCCGTGGGTACCAATGAAAATTATCTGGCCGCTGTTAACTCCAAACGACTGTGGCATCCGAAATATGCCTATAAAGAAATTTGTCACTTCATGATGCAACAACAACAGCCGCTTTATGATGCACTGAATAGCGTGACAGATGAATCCTCAATTATACTGACTTCTTTATGGGCGTTTTCTGCCAAGATGTTAAGTGAGAAAAAAGGCTGCTGTGTTATTCCAGTCAGAGTCAGCCCTTCAACTTTCATGTCAGCTTATGACACCGCGCTTCATCGGTATACTGCCTGGTTATCACACTTCCCGTTCAGAATCCGTAGCGTCATGCTAGGGCTAATCGAAAGATATATTATCGATCGGGAATTAGCCCCCGATATTAATCAATTTCGCGCATCTATCGGCTTGCCTAAAATTCATAAAATCCTTACATCCTGGACGCATAAAACAGATTCCAATGTTATTTGCCTTTTCCCGGACTGGTTCGCCGCGCCACAACCTGACTGGCCGCAACATATTAAACAAGTCGGGTTTCCTCTGTTTAATTTATTAGCGCATCAGGAAACCGATGATCTGGACTGTTTTTTTAATGCCAGTAACAAAACCGTCATTTTTATGCCAAGCTGGGCACTTAGTGCTAATAACAGCGTGGTAGCCGAGTTAATAGTAAAAGTCAGAAAAAAAGGATTTCAATGTCTTATTATTGGGAAAAAGAATTCACTTTATGACCATGATAAAGGCATCCGTATTGAGAACCACATCAATTTGGAAAAATATCTGCATCGTTGTGTCGCTATTATCCATCACGGTGGTATTGGTACGACCGCGCAATCTTTCTTCGCGGGCATACCTCAACTGATTATCCCCAGCGCATTTGATCAGTTCGACAATGCACGGCGCATCAGCAATCTTAATTGTGGTTTGGCCCTCAGTGAGACAGACGACGCTATCCTTGACGAAAAGCTGGGACGCATTCTATTTGACCGCTCCATCTCCCAACATTGTTGCAGCATAAAAAACCAGTTTCAGGCCAATCAGAATGTGTACGAGCAAATAGTCGCCACCGTGCGTGCCGCGCAACTGAATCACGCCCCCCCGATGGTCTGA